The following proteins come from a genomic window of Triticum aestivum cultivar Chinese Spring chromosome 6A, IWGSC CS RefSeq v2.1, whole genome shotgun sequence:
- the LOC123130840 gene encoding protein MIZU-KUSSEI 1, with amino-acid sequence MARAFRAASPLPLPSSSSRSATAASGGGSGSGSFTWLLKKRSSKAPQRSGPSGQEAGAAALSSAQSSSTGEQSSSSSSSRKKRADALARLRSVFLAAITHRRRREQLGSCVTGTIFGRRRGRVHVALQTDPRSAPVLLVEMAAYSTGALVREMSSGLVRLALECEKPPLNAGEKRRPLLEEPTWRAYCNGLKCGYAVHRECGADEWRVLGAVEQVSVGAGVLPDDGAAGAAGGASEGDLMYMRAKFERVVGSRDSEAFYMMNPDGSGGPELSIYLLRV; translated from the exons ATGGCGAGAGCCTTTCGCGCGGCATCCCCGCTGCCCCTCCCCTCTTCCAGCTCCAGGAGCGCCACCGCcgcgagcggcggcggcagcggcagcggcagcttcACCTGGCTGCTCAAGAAGCGCTCCAGCAAGGCGCCGCAGCGCAGCGGGCCGAGCGGCCAGGAGGCTGGAGCGGCCGCTCTGTCCTCCGCGCAGTCGTCTTCCACCGGCGAGcagtcctcctcctcgtcgtcgtcgaggaaGAAGCGCGCGGACGCGCTGGCGCGTCTGCGGTCGGTGTTCCTGGCGGCGATCACGCACCGGCGCCGGCGCGAGCAGCTCGGGTCGTGCGTGACGGGCACCAtcttcgggcggcggcgcgggcgcgtgCACGTGGCGCTGCAGACGGACCCGCGATCGGCGCCGGTGCTGCTGGTGGAGATGGCCGCCTACTCCACCGGCGCGCTCGTCAGGGAGATGTCCTCGGGCCTCGTGCGCCTCGCGCTCGAGTGCGAGAAGCCGCCGCTCAACGCAG GGGAGAAGCGGCGGCCGCTGCTGGAGGAGCCGACGTGGCGCGCGTACTGCAACGGGCTCAAGTGCGGCTACGCGGTGCACCGCGAGTGCGGCGCCGACGAGTGGCGCGTGCTCGGCGCCGTGGAACAGGTGTCCGTCGGCGCCGGCGTGCTCCCGGACGACGGTGCCGCCGGGGCCGCAGGCGGCGCCAGCGAGGGCGATCTGATGTACATGCGCGCCAAGTTCGAGCGGGTCGTCGGATCGAGGGACTCGGAGGCGTTCTACATGATGAACCCCGACGGCAGCGGAGGGCCCGAGCTCAGCATCTACCTGCTCAGAGTCTGA